A region from the Arachis ipaensis cultivar K30076 chromosome B01, Araip1.1, whole genome shotgun sequence genome encodes:
- the LOC107610759 gene encoding pectate lyase-like: MEGKMLILVLLCVFPTLNANIAEFDQVWMERSIEAKKAARKAFKPNPEAVTDEFNQHVNKVLKGSNKTRRGLSAKYKGPCMATNPIDRCWRCDPNWEKNRQRLADCAIGFGHGTTGGKGGKIYVVNDPSDHDLLNPKPGTLRFAVIQKEPLWIIFKHDMTIKLSSELIVTSHKTIDARGANVHIANGAQMTLQFVKNIIVHGLHIHGIRKHAGGMIRDSVDHFGIRTESDGDGLSLFGATNIWIDHVSLSNCDDGLIDAVAGSTAITISNCHMTRHNDVILLGASDAYSGDQIMQVTLAFNHFGQGLVQRMPRCRWGFFHIVNNDYTHWLMYAVGGSQHPTIVSQGNRFIAPPNPAAKEVTKRDYAPQSVWKNWNWRSEGDLMLNGAFFVESGTKVTNFPKSGGITAKPGSFTSSLTRFAGPLKCVVHKPC; encoded by the exons ATGGAAGGTAAAATGCTTATATTGGTGTTGTTATGTGTGTTCCCTACCTTAAATGCTAATATAGCTGAATTCGACCAAGTATGGATGGAGCGATCTATAGAAGCCAAAAAAGCAGCTCGCAAGGCTTTCAAGCCAAACCCTGAGGCAGTCACTGATGAATTCAATCAACATGTCAACAA GGTCCTTAAAGGTTCCAATAAAACGAGAAGGGGTTTATCCGCCAAATACAAAGGTCCATGTATGGCTACAAATCCCATTGACCGTTGCTGGAGATGTGACCCCAATTGGGAGAAAAACCGCCAACGGTTAGCAGACTGTGCTATTGGTTTCGGCCATGGCACGACGGGCGGCAAAGGTGGCAAAATCTACGTTGTCAATGATCCCTCAGATCATGATCTCCTCAACCCGAAACCTGGGACTCTGCGATTCGCAGTGATTCAGAAGGAGCCATTGTGGATCATTTTTAAACATGACATGACCATCAAGCTTAGTAGTGAGCTTATAGTCACTAGTCACAAGACCATAGATGCACGTGGTGCCAATGTTCACATTGCCAATGGTGCCCAAATGACGCTACAGTTTGTGAAGAACATAATCGTTCATGGACTGCATATTCACGGCATCAGGAAACATGCCGGCGGCATGATAAGAGACTCGGTCGACCACTTTGGAATCCGCACTGAGAGCGATGGGGATGGGCTTTCATTGTTTGGAGCTACAAACATTTGGATTGATCATGTTTCTCTGTCAAATTGTGATGATGGACTTATTGATGCCGTTGCTGGATCAACAGCTATTACCATATCCAACTGCCACATGACTCGCCATAATGAT GTTATATTACTTGGTGCAAGTGATGCCTACTCAGGAGATCAAATCATGCAAGTAACATTGGCATTCAACCATTTTGGGCAAGGATTGGTGCAGAGGATGCCAAGGTGCAGATGGGGTTTCTTCCATATTGTCAACAATGACTACACTCACTGGCTTATGTATGCCGTCGGTGGTAGCCAACATCCCACCATCGTCAGCCAGGGCAACCGATTTATCGCACCTCCAAACCCAGCTGCAAAAGAG GTTACCAAGAGGGATTATGCTCCTCAAAGTGTGTGGAAAAATTGGAATTGGAGATCAGAGGGTGACTTAATGCTGAATGGAGCCTTCTTTGTTGAGTCTGGGACGAAGGTTACAAATTTTCCCAAATCAGGAGGTATTACTGCAAAGCCTGGGAGTTTCACATCAAGTCTCACTCGCTTTGCAGGTCCTCTCAAATGTGTAGTACACAAGCCATGCTGA
- the LOC107633491 gene encoding pollen-specific leucine-rich repeat extensin-like protein 1 isoform X1 produces MDRQWYPNPNPNLNHRPIQPNVCPSCFIPHFPFCPPPPPTSSYYTHPPPLHAPPFQPPPPHAPSYWPPDSDRTFKRQRIDDPHSNFLEDERRLKLIRDHGVALASQQQHHQQPPEELRNHSNYTTHVHQNGFPNFPQNGQFSNGSYAHDSSSGSYHYQAHTPPPPPHDFRNLEGNQGQLNGRVVQYPYPYAHSDNVAHGEASRFFRGQPPLPSSPPPPLPPADPPINHSLQLNASYFSPPKKPGFLFPVHGSSPASVAPSPSSYSQVPEAHALPRPYFQNKQVPEFSTSFPPEEPSRRFLGDAQPFSLKQLPADKPKVTDASHLFMHPHRASRPDHFVIILRGLPGSGKSYLAKMLRDLEVENGGDAPRIHSMDDYFMTEVEKVEDSDTSKSSSSGRSKKLATKKVMEYCYEPEMEEAYRSSMLKAFKKTVEEGSFTFVIVDDRNLRVADFAQFWATAKRSGYEVYILEATYKDPVGCAARNVHGFTQEDIEKMSRQWEEAPSLYLQLDVKSLFHGDDLKESRIQEVDMDMEDDIGDALPAAQGREAEKVVDPLVRDDTSSIKEDVKGGDAEGEHPTEVRELGKSKWSEDFGEDDTDQTEGMRGNINALSGLIHQYGKERKSVHWGDQAGKSGFSIGAARKLNGLSLVIGPGAGYNLKSNPLHEEESLTHNSREPKKGSIFQEQIRAERESFKAVFDRRRHRIGGLSLEED; encoded by the exons ATGGACCGTCAATGGtatcctaaccctaaccctaacctgAACCACAGACCAATCCAACCCAATGTTTGCCCTTCTTGCTTCATCCCACACTTCCCCTTCTGCCCCCCTCCTCCACCCACTTCCTCCTATTACACCCACCCTCCACCACTTCACGCGCCACCGTTCCAGCCACCACCTCCCCACGCGCCCTCTTATTGGCCCCCCGACTCCGACAGAACCTTCAAGAGACAGAGAATCGATGATCCTCACTCCAATTTCTTGGAAGATGAGCGAAGGCTCAAGCTGATTCGCGATCACGGTGTTGCCCTAGCTTCGCAGCAGCAGCACCACCAACAACCACCCGAAGAGCTTCGCAACCACAGTAACTACACTACACATGTTCACCAAAACGGGTTCCCAAATTTTCCGCAAAACGGTCAATTCAGTAACGGTTCTTATGCTCACGATTCTTCTAGCGGTAGCTACCATTACCAGGCTCACACTCCTCCGCCACCACCTCATGATTTTCGAAATCTCGAAGGGAATCAGGGTCAATTGAATGGGAGAGTTGTGCAGTACCCTTACCCTTATGCCCATTCTGATAATGTGGCTCATGGGGAAGCATCCAGATTCTTCAGGGGCCagcctcctcttccttcttctccgcCGCCTCCTCTTCCTCCAGCTGATCCGCCTATTAATCATTCTTTGCAGTTGAATGCTTCTTACTTTTCCCCACCCAAGAAACCGGGGTTTCTTTTTCCTGTTCATGGAAGTTCCCCTGCTTCTGTGGCTCCCTCTCCCTCATCGTATTCACAGGTTCCTGAAGCTCATGCGTTGCCCCGGCCTTATTTTCAGAATAAACAAGTTCCAGAATTTTCCACTAGTTTTCCTCCTGAG GAACCATCTAGGCGGTTCTTGGGGGATGCTCAACCTTTTTCACTAAAGCAATTGCCTGCTGATAAACCTAAAGTCACTGATGCGTCACACTTGTTTATGCATCCACATCGAGCTTCCCGTCCTGATCATTTTGTGATCATCCTTCGAGGTCTTCCAG GTAGTGGTAAGAGCTATTTAGCAAAGATGTTGCGTGATCTTGAGGTTGAAAATGGTGGTGATGCTCCACGGATTCATTCAATGGATGATTATTTCATGACTGAGGTTGAAAAG GTTGAGGATAGTGATACTTCAAAGTCTTCAAGTTCCGGCAGAAGCAAGAAACTGGCAACAAAGAAGGTCATGGAGTATTGTTATGAACCTGAAATGGAAGAG GCTTATCGGTCAAGCATGTTGAAAGCATTCAAGAAAACTGTTGAGGAGGGATCTTTCACATTTGTCATTG TGGATGACCGCAATCTGCGGGTTGCTGATTTTGCTCAATTTTGGGCAACTGCAAAG AGGTCGGGCTATGAAGTGTACATTTTAGAGGCAACTTACAAGGATCCTGTG GGTTGTGCAGCAAGGAATGTCCATGGATTTACACAGGAAGACATAGAAAAGATGTCTAGGCAGTGGGAAGAGGCTCCTTCCTTGTATTTGCAGCTTGATGTCAAG TCATTATTTCATGGAGATGATCTAAAGGAAAGTAGAATTCAGGAG GTAGACATGGATATGGAAGATGAtattggagatgctttgcctgcAGCACAAGGAAGAGAAGCCGAGAAAGTTGTTGACCCTCTTGTCAGGGATGACACAA GTTCAATTAAGGAGGATGTGAAGGGAGGGGATGCTGAAGGGGAGCATCCAACAGAAGTCAGGGAATTGGGCAAAAGCAAATGGTCAGAAGATTTTGGTGAAGATGACACTGATCAAACTGAAGGTATGAGGGGCAATATTAATGCTCTATCTGGGTTAATTCATCAATATGGCAAGGAACGAAAATCTGTACATTGGGGTGATCAG GCTGGCAAGTCAGGGTTCTCAATAGGAGCTGCAAGGAAGTTAAATGGTTTGTCTTTAGTGATTGGACCTGGTGCTGGATACAACCTG AAGTCAAATCCATTGCATGAAGAGGAGAGCCTAACCCATAATAGCAGGGAGCCGAAGAAGGGCAGCATATTTCAAGAACAAATCCGTGCTGAACGTGAGTCTTTCAAAGCTGTTTTTGACAGACGACGGCATCGGATTGGTGGACTCAGTTTGGAGGAGGACTGA
- the LOC107633491 gene encoding pollen-specific leucine-rich repeat extensin-like protein 1 isoform X2 has protein sequence MDRQWYPNPNPNLNHRPIQPNVCPSCFIPHFPFCPPPPPTSSYYTHPPPLHAPPFQPPPPHAPSYWPPDSDRTFKRQRIDDPHSNFLEDERRLKLIRDHGVALASQQQHHQQPPEELRNHSNYTTHVHQNGFPNFPQNGQFSNGSYAHDSSSGSYHYQAHTPPPPPHDFRNLEGNQGQLNGRVVQYPYPYAHSDNVAHGEASRFFRGQPPLPSSPPPPLPPADPPINHSLQLNASYFSPPKKPGFLFPVHGSSPASVAPSPSSYSQVPEAHALPRPYFQNKQVPEFSTSFPPEEPSRRFLGDAQPFSLKQLPADKPKVTDASHLFMHPHRASRPDHFVIILRGLPGSGKSYLAKMLRDLEVENGGDAPRIHSMDDYFMTEVEKVEDSDTSKSSSSGRSKKLATKKVMEYCYEPEMEEAYRSSMLKAFKKTVEEGSFTFVIVDDRNLRVADFAQFWATAKRSGYEVYILEATYKDPVGCAARNVHGFTQEDIEKMSRQWEEAPSLYLQLDVKSLFHGDDLKESRIQEVDMDMEDDIGDALPAAQGREAEKVVDPLVRDDTSSIKEDVKGGDAEGEHPTEVRELGKSKWSEDFGEDDTDQTEGWQVRVLNRSCKEVKWFVFSDWTWCWIQPEVKSIA, from the exons ATGGACCGTCAATGGtatcctaaccctaaccctaacctgAACCACAGACCAATCCAACCCAATGTTTGCCCTTCTTGCTTCATCCCACACTTCCCCTTCTGCCCCCCTCCTCCACCCACTTCCTCCTATTACACCCACCCTCCACCACTTCACGCGCCACCGTTCCAGCCACCACCTCCCCACGCGCCCTCTTATTGGCCCCCCGACTCCGACAGAACCTTCAAGAGACAGAGAATCGATGATCCTCACTCCAATTTCTTGGAAGATGAGCGAAGGCTCAAGCTGATTCGCGATCACGGTGTTGCCCTAGCTTCGCAGCAGCAGCACCACCAACAACCACCCGAAGAGCTTCGCAACCACAGTAACTACACTACACATGTTCACCAAAACGGGTTCCCAAATTTTCCGCAAAACGGTCAATTCAGTAACGGTTCTTATGCTCACGATTCTTCTAGCGGTAGCTACCATTACCAGGCTCACACTCCTCCGCCACCACCTCATGATTTTCGAAATCTCGAAGGGAATCAGGGTCAATTGAATGGGAGAGTTGTGCAGTACCCTTACCCTTATGCCCATTCTGATAATGTGGCTCATGGGGAAGCATCCAGATTCTTCAGGGGCCagcctcctcttccttcttctccgcCGCCTCCTCTTCCTCCAGCTGATCCGCCTATTAATCATTCTTTGCAGTTGAATGCTTCTTACTTTTCCCCACCCAAGAAACCGGGGTTTCTTTTTCCTGTTCATGGAAGTTCCCCTGCTTCTGTGGCTCCCTCTCCCTCATCGTATTCACAGGTTCCTGAAGCTCATGCGTTGCCCCGGCCTTATTTTCAGAATAAACAAGTTCCAGAATTTTCCACTAGTTTTCCTCCTGAG GAACCATCTAGGCGGTTCTTGGGGGATGCTCAACCTTTTTCACTAAAGCAATTGCCTGCTGATAAACCTAAAGTCACTGATGCGTCACACTTGTTTATGCATCCACATCGAGCTTCCCGTCCTGATCATTTTGTGATCATCCTTCGAGGTCTTCCAG GTAGTGGTAAGAGCTATTTAGCAAAGATGTTGCGTGATCTTGAGGTTGAAAATGGTGGTGATGCTCCACGGATTCATTCAATGGATGATTATTTCATGACTGAGGTTGAAAAG GTTGAGGATAGTGATACTTCAAAGTCTTCAAGTTCCGGCAGAAGCAAGAAACTGGCAACAAAGAAGGTCATGGAGTATTGTTATGAACCTGAAATGGAAGAG GCTTATCGGTCAAGCATGTTGAAAGCATTCAAGAAAACTGTTGAGGAGGGATCTTTCACATTTGTCATTG TGGATGACCGCAATCTGCGGGTTGCTGATTTTGCTCAATTTTGGGCAACTGCAAAG AGGTCGGGCTATGAAGTGTACATTTTAGAGGCAACTTACAAGGATCCTGTG GGTTGTGCAGCAAGGAATGTCCATGGATTTACACAGGAAGACATAGAAAAGATGTCTAGGCAGTGGGAAGAGGCTCCTTCCTTGTATTTGCAGCTTGATGTCAAG TCATTATTTCATGGAGATGATCTAAAGGAAAGTAGAATTCAGGAG GTAGACATGGATATGGAAGATGAtattggagatgctttgcctgcAGCACAAGGAAGAGAAGCCGAGAAAGTTGTTGACCCTCTTGTCAGGGATGACACAA GTTCAATTAAGGAGGATGTGAAGGGAGGGGATGCTGAAGGGGAGCATCCAACAGAAGTCAGGGAATTGGGCAAAAGCAAATGGTCAGAAGATTTTGGTGAAGATGACACTGATCAAACTGAAG GCTGGCAAGTCAGGGTTCTCAATAGGAGCTGCAAGGAAGTTAAATGGTTTGTCTTTAGTGATTGGACCTGGTGCTGGATACAACCTG AAGTCAAATCCATTGCATGA